Within Ascochyta rabiei chromosome 4, complete sequence, the genomic segment TCACTTCGGAGAGGAGAAGGCTGCCTTCGAACAGCGGGTTGCAGAACTGGAGGCGAGGTTAGTAGATAAAGACAAAGTAGTTGCTCAATTGGAGGAAAAGGCAACAGGTTTCAAAAGTACAGGGCGAAGGTTGAAAGAGGAGTGGGAAGTGGCGAAAGCCAAGTTGAAGGAAAAAGATAACGAGATCACGCAGTTGAAAACTCAAATACAGGATGACCAGGCCAGGGCCAAGAAGATTGCCGTGGCACTCAACACATCGCAGGCCGAGACATCCACCCTAAATAGTTCTTTGGAGCACACAAAGCAACACAACGCTCTGCTGGATCAGAACCTGAAGGTGGTCGAAGCTCGACTGGAAGAGCTAAACAGCTACTTTGCGCGACTGACGGACATCAACGCCGACGAGCTGTAAGTCAACAGTGGTCCGAAGCCCGATACCGTAACTGACCATCACCAAGGGCGAAAGAATTTAAGAAAATATGGGTATCTGTCACGCTACTGGTCAGGAAATACGTCGGCGAAGACCTACCAGACAGTATGCTCGCGGTAAGATTTCCGACTCGAGCCATCGTTCTCGGCCACCGACTCACATCGCGTAGCCAACTTGGGATGCTCTCAACAAAAACCCTATTTTCCCCGTGGATAAACCGCTGCCCCAGTCCAATTCGGAGGTTGCAAAGGAGCTGCGCATCGTCACAGTACTCTCTATCCTAGCCAACGCCATCAACGAACACCTGCTACAACCAACATACCAGTCAATAGACGACCACGGATCGCTCGAAGGCATCCTCTACAACCTCGCCTCCATCGACTCGAAGCGGGAGAGGGCACTGAGAGCCATGCTCCTCGCCGTCCTCGAGCCCGAACGAGAAGACGCCGAAGACCAGCTAACGAGCCGCGTCGTGGAAGAAGTAATGCGATACAAAGGCGTCTCGGACGTGATCCGCTCCGATCTCAAAGAAGCGTTTCTGAGCAACCTAGACGACATGTTATGTGACGTGCAGGACATCTGGCAAAAAGCACAGTACAGCACGCACGTCTTCGTGTCGAGCTTCGAAGCCACGCAAGCCAGCGAATTCGCCTGGGGAATCCCAATCCCGTCGTCGTCCGACGCCTGCCAGGTCCCCGCGTACGTGGACGAAGAGGATGTCGTCGTCTTGTTCCCCAAGATGGCCTGCGTCGGCGACGCGGAGACGCTCATCGCTGCAGGCACGGTGGTGAGGAAGAGCCAGCTCTACGCTTTCATCAAGGAGGAACGCGCTCGCACTCAGTCTACCGAACCTGGCCCGTCCAGACCGCGGCAGAGAACGGGCAGGGCCGCATCTATAAGCAATGGGACGCGGAGTTTTTTAGCTCGGACGATAACCGCTTCCAACGCGCCATCGAGAGGGTGAGGGGCGTGTTGAGGTTGGTGAGGCATGTTTAGCTAGACAGACTTCTTCTTAGGCTAGTTACTGGTTCTGTATGTATGCTTGTGTGTATTTCTTTTACTACAAGTCTGGCTGTGTAGAGGCGTTTAGTACTAGCTGTCTACAACATTATTATTTCTGTTACAATCAAGATAGATATTTTACTCTGTTACTAATATGCTTTACTGCGTACTCTCTACTATGAATCTTACATGCATCATCTACTTCTTCAAAATGAATATATTTCTGAAGTATGCTTAACAATTTAGTCTAGAGTTTTATCTTAAGTAAGCAATATTAGCGTTACAAGTAATTATGTTGTACATGTCTAGGGCGCGGGTAAGATCTGAATTTAAGTAAAGAATTTTTTACCTACTTCCTCTTCTAGTAGTCTGCCACTCGGATTTGAACTATCATAATGTTGAGGGCTTGTGTAGTCCGGATCTAGTTGTACAACACGATGATGGTTTGCTTCTAATTAGCTCCATAGCTCGCAGTAGTGATCTGTAGCGTGAATCCCTGCATTCGAAGCGAACTTACAAGATTGATCCTCGCCAGAGCCAACCCAGAAGATGATTCGGCCGCCGGCGTAGTGTGATACCTTGGCATGGGAGATGGCCGCTCGGAGCTGCCCTGGAATATCAACGCTGCTATTAGGGTAATCGCCACCAAAGCTGAACATTCCGTCAGTAAGTTTGCTGTGTGGCTCGAATCCGAACAGCTGGACAGCTTTCAGACTCGGGCAGTGTTCGGGCTCAAGTAGTGCAGGAAGCATCCAGATTTACACAGTGGGCGAACCTCGAGGCCAGCGTGCTCGCAGGCTCTATCTTCACCGGCAGGCAGCGTCATCGCAAAAGAGCAGCGCCTACCTTTCTTCTCGCTCTGTGCAAAATCCTCCCCCACCGTAGGCCAACTGAACACGTTGACAGGAATCGCGCACCTCGGAGGCGTGCCCGCTCGTCGTCGCGGTCCTGTATTCAAGCAAGCGGACTGGTGTTGTAACGTGGCATTTTTGCGCGTCTTCGTTTCTTCGACGCATAGCGCTCGGTGTACGGGCTTTGAATGGAAGTCTGAGCGGTGGGCTCGATCGCGGTCCACAGAGCAGGTCGCACAATCGCGTGGTAGGCTTTTGAATGCAACCACACAGGCGAAGAGCTCGGCAGGAAGAATTTCAACTGGACAAATCATAACTGTAGATTAAATGTGTAGGTAGTTTCAAGTGTTGGGTATTTACGATCCAACGTCAATCGTTATCGTGTGGCAACTCTAAGCGCCACCACAGCCAAATGAGCAGTACTAACTGCCGCGTCGGTCTCATCTTTGCTAGTGCGAGATAGAGTACAGTATTCTACTCAGCTAGATATAGATGCGTGTGAATAGAGGCCGTACTTAAATGATTCATGTTGCTGGAGTTGTGTGATTGAATCGTAGTGTAATTCTAGCAGCCATTACTTATTGCAGTGTATGACGGCATGGAAGACTGTTCGTTTGTGCTCTCGAAGAAGCCCGAACAAGGATGCCTGCCGCGACGCTGTCTTGGCTATTTATCCACGCTATGTCGTCCACCCTCTCTCCTTGCATGCATTACATAATCCCTAGAGCCCCAAATCCCTTCAGCACATCGCCATCCACCCTGCTTAACCACTCCTCCTGAAACTGCTGATCTCCGCCCGCAGTCTGCACGGCCTGCTGCAGGTGCTCGCGCACGAAAGCGACGAGGTTGATCTGGTGCACGGGGTCCGAATACAGGAGGTCACGCTTCCGCACGTCCTCGGGGGCTTCGGGCTCGGTGGGGTTGTAGGGCTCGGGGGGCCAGTACAGTGAACTATGCAAGGTAAGTGACTAACACAACGACAACGAGGTGATGATGGGGGTTCGACGTACTCGACACTCTGATCGTCCATGCCATCGAGCAGCTCGCCCAACACATCGGTCCACAGCGCCATGAAATTCTGCAGCCGGCCCAGCGCCCATGGCTGGCCTGTCTCGAGGAGTCGGGTTAGCACGAGTGTCATGAGTTTCTTGCCGGGCGCGTCGCCGATGTTCTCGATGTGGCTAAACCACTCTTCCAGCAGCCAGTCGAGCGTCTTTTGCAGGTCTGCCTCACCGGCGGAGGAAAGGGCTTCGAGCAGGACATTCGGCGATGCGAGGCCGATGCGCGCGAGGACTGTGAAGTAGTCGGTTTCGACTACGCCGTCGACGGCATGCGAGGGCAGTTCGCGGTACGGGCCGTGGGATTGATGGTGGGACCAGGCGCCGTGGAGACCTTGGAGGACCTTGGCGAAGAAGCCGGTCGAGATGAGGTCTTGTGTCAAGACGTGGACCGCTGCCTCGCCGCCAACTCCCTCGGCACCGCGAATCACGCACTGCGTCAAGTGCGTCAAGATGCCGTTGGCCTCGGGCTTGAGGTTACCGAGGAGGTCTGCGAGAGCCTGCAACAAAGCGGACCGAAAATGGTCTGCCAGCACAGAAGCGGGTGCGAGGAGGAGGTAAGCTTCAGTGATCTCGATGGCCTTGCGAAGGGTGTCGTTGTCCATCGAATACAGAGGAAGAAGATACTGCAGGAGGTTGAGTAGTTCTGGAGGTGTGGGTTCGGGCGCGGAAGGTGTCTGCGCAACGATTGACGACCACAGATCGAGTGCGTCTTCGAGGAGGTAGACTTGTGTTTCCGACTCTGGCTCAATGGCGCTCTGGATGATGGGGAGAAACGAGACGTGGAAGGATCGGGATTCTGCTTTCATCGCGTTCGTCAGGCGGGCGAGGAGGGTGAGGATGGCTTGCTTCATGAGGTGTTCCTCGCCAGACTGCTCCCAGAGCGGCGGGAGGAGGGTGACGATGCTGTTGGCGTATGGTGTAATCTGAACTGTCAGTGGTTACCTCCGCATAGCAGATGGTAAACTCACATGATACTCGAGTCTCTCTACTATGATACTAATGGTGTTGAGAAGGGCCATCTTCGTGTCTGGCAGATCGACCTCTCGCACAAGCGCCATCAGCCTCTCGAGTGTAGTCGGCGCATACGGTAGGAAGTTGTTGGCATGGAACTCCCACTCGTCAGCAATGTCCTTGAATCGCCGTCCAGCAGTAACGCGAACGACTTGGTCGTTAAGTGGGTCGCTCGTGTCCAGCAGGTGTTGGAAGATCTGATACACAATCGGCTTCTTCTCTTGGGCGATCTTAATGGCGATCCACTGCGAGATGACAATGGCGATGCGGCGGCGGATGATGTTGAAGCCAGGCTTCTGCTTGCCTACTTCAGCGACAAGCGTGTTTTGGAGAAAAGCATCAAAGTCGAGCTGGTCGTGCAGTATGTCAGCAGCAAGACCGATGGCGGTGTAGACCGAGTCCTTGAACAGAATGTCTTCATTCTCCGGTGCTGTGAGGGTCAGTAGGCGTGCAAGTGTGGACAGCGGCGCGACTCACTGGCAACAGAGTAGAAGACTTGGAGCAGCGGCTGGACGATCAAATCTTTGAAATTCTTTGCGAGGTCTAGGAACAGCTTCTCAGCGCAAGGGCGAATGGCGAACTCCCAATCCTCAGCGCCTTCTTCCCTCTTCTCCCAATCGTCGGGCTCTTCTTCCCACATGCGCAAGTCGCTCGGCcggaagacgaagaagcgCGTGACCAGGGTTGAGATCATCTCACGTACAAGATCGTCTGTGAGGAGCTCCAGCTTGACGGCCTGCGTGGCTTGGAACCGCTCGTCTTtctcctgctgctgcttgtACTTGAAGGTCTGCGTGGGGTAAAAGACTATCTTCACACACGCGCGTATCAAGAGAAGGCCCTTTAGGCCGAGTCGTTCGAGCACGGGCGGCTCGTCTTCTGCGTCCCCGTCTGTGCCCATCTGCGCGGCGTCGAGCGACTTGGAGCCCCATGTCTCACCTAGTCGCGCAATCAGGGTCCAGTAGTCGCGCACAAGAGGAATTGAGTTGGGTAGTAGCACGAAGCTGGCAGGGTGCGTAAGGGCCATGTTTAGGTGGAGCTTGGAGAGCTGCATCAAGTGTTTCTCGATCCAGCTCTGCACGCTCTCCCCAAGCGGCGAGTTCTCAGCAGACACGTACTGGAAGAAGTGGCCAAAGTGCGATCGCGTCAGTGTCCAGAACTGCTGCACGTCCTTCTCCCTGCCTGGGAACTCGTAGCCGGCAACGAGCAGTCTACGAATAATCTTGATGGCGATCAAGCTGTGCTCGATGCTCTCAAGGGCGCCTCCTTCCCCCTCGCCGGCGTCGCGCAGGAGCGACTGCCATGTCTGTACCTTGTTCACGTAGATGGTGGCGAGGACATTGAAGATGTCGGGTGCGACCGTGTGCAGGCTCTGGCGCGTCCGCAGCAGGCGGCCCGTCGACAACTCCTTGACGATGTACAGCAGGACGAGGAGGGCGCGGGGCAGCTGCAGGCGGTAGGCGCCGGGGTCGGTCGAGGCGCGGAGGATGTGCAGGAGCTGCTGGAAGAGGTCTGGCCTGGTACCATCAGCACTGCACGTGTTGCATAGACGGCCCCTTACCAGTCGTTGGGGAACTCGAATCGGACAATCTTGGCGACGACAAGGGCGTTCTGCAGGGCCAGTCGCTGGTCGGCCTCGTGGACGGCGCTCTCGAGCAGGCGGGCGCGGATGGCGGCCTTGTCTTCTTTTGGGACGACGTTGGTGGCCGTCTTGCGCCAGTACTTGTCGATGCCGTTCTTGAGCTGGATGGCGGCCAGATAGCGGACCTCGAGGGGCAGCGACTTGTCGAGGAAGACGGTCTGCAGCAGCGGGTAGAAGGCGCGGGCCTTTTCCCACGCCTGCAGCTGCTTGGTGCCTGTCTGGATCTGCTGCGGGTCGGTGGAGGCGGCCGAGCGCAGGACGTGGAACAAGAGGCCCTCGGTGAGGGGATTGGCCTCGCCGGGCACTTCTATGCCGAACTCGACGTTCATGGCGGGGTGTCGGTGTTGCGGGGCAGCGAGAGGGCGAGTGGGGGGTGTGGAGAGGAGGGATGTGGTGTGTGGCGTGTGGTGTGTGGCGTGTGGCGTGTGGCGTGTGGCGTGTGGCGTGTGGCGTGTGGCGTGTGGCGTGTGGCGTGTGGCGTGTGGCGTGTGGCGTGGGGTTGGGCGCCTGCTCACCCAGGCTGGTTGGGCGTGAGCGTGGCAATGGCAGTCAGGACGTGACCTTGTTTGGCTGTTTGGTGTTGACTGGTTACCTACCGCCTGCGCGCGCGATCGGCAGGACCCTGGCTCGGCTAGACTTGCCGTTGCCACTGCGCGACGCGACGCAACCTCGGTCCGGCGCATCACCCCATCCATCGCCCATCGCCCATCGCCCGTGCTCGACGTGTGCACGCAGCCTCCCTCCACCTCCACGACACACAGGCAGCCCCGCCGCGCGCAGCCATGACAAGATAGCCATGCCCGCCGCCGACTTCGCCGCCGCCCAGGAACGCATCGCCGCCCGCCGCGCCCAACGCGCCGCCCACGCCCGCACGCAGCTCGCCTCCCCACCGCCCTCGCCCGCCCTCGCCCGCCTGCCCTTCCCCCTCAACCGCCTGAGCGCCGCCGGCTTCGGCGCGTGGGACGCCGCCAAGGGCCGCGAGGGCACGCGTCCAGCATTCCGAGTCGGGCAGCTGGACGCCGAGCTGCTCGACGACGAGCTACTGGCGCTGCTCAAGGGCCAGCTCGGCGAGGGCCTCAAGTACTTCGGCGCCCACCTGCCGGACACATACGCGCCCGAGGTGCTGCTGGCGCTGCGCGTGGTCCTGTTCAAGCTCGGCCTCTGGAACAACCACGCCAGCTACGGCGCCCACCTGCAGGGCCTGCGCTACTCCGACGCCCGCTCGTCCGCCCCGagccgcccgccgcccagGCCGTGGCAGAAGGCGGCCTACGGGCTGGTGACGATTGGGGGGCGGTACGCCTGGAGCAAGTGGGAGGCCCATCTGCTGGCGGCCGAGGAAGACTCCGCACGCCCGCACACCGCCCGCCTCGGCTTCCTCGCCCGCGCAACCGAGGCGCTGGCCAACGCGCACGACGTCGCCTCGCTGGCCTCGttcctcgtcttcctcgcCAACGGCCGCTACCGGACGCTGACCGACCGGCTGTTGCGCCTGCGCCTGACGCCGACCTCGCACTCGACCTCGCGCGACGTCTCGTTCGAGTACCTCAACCGGCAGCTGGTATGGCACGCCTTCACCGAGTTCCTCCTGTTCCTGCTCCCGCTCGTCGGCATCACCCGCTGGCGCCGCATCCTCTCGCGCTCCGTCCGCCGTCTGCGCACCGCCTTTCTATCCCTCGTGGGCCGCCGCTCCCCATCTTCCGCCTCCCGCGACCACGCCGACGACACCGACTCCCCAAACTCGGGGCCCCTCGCCTTCCTGCCCGACCGCACCTGCGCCATCTGCTACCACGGCCAGAACCCCTCGACCTCGTCAGAAGCCGACACGCTCACCCACTCCgccagcagcggcggcggtggtggcgtCGTCGGCTCCGCAGCCACCGACATCACGAACCCGTATGCCGCCGACTGCGGCTGCCTGTACTGCTTCGCCTGCCTCGCGCAGCGCATCGCCGGTGAAGAGGGCGAGGGCTGGTCGTGTCTGCGGTGCGGCGCCGTAGTGCAAGCGTGCGCGCCGTGGGAGGGCGACGTCGTCCCCTCGAAGACCGCACCGCGCATCTCGTCTCCGTCTCGCGATTCAAAACACCCACATCTGCACAGAGAGAGTGGGAGTGGGAGTGCAATTGCGAAATCCGTCCTCTTTGCCCAAGACGAAGGAGAGGAAgatgaagaggaagaggaagaggaagatgaagatgaagagCTCGATACACACACAGATACAGATACAGACACCAACCCACCACTCCAGCACATCCCTCCCTCGCCTCTCGAGACGGACGCCCTGCTAGAGACAACACACGCCCTCGATCTCGGCGACAGTCTAGCTTTCACCGAGACGTCGGCCTGGGCTCATGCCAgcgatgacgatgacgaagacgaagacgaggacgaagacgagCAGAGCGAGGAGtacgacgaagacgagggGGAGGAGGGGGAGGAACTGGAGGCTGACTATGAGGGCATGTAGCCGGTGTTACTCCATCGGGTGAAGGGTGGGTGGTGATGAGTGGGTGTGCGAGTG encodes:
- a CDS encoding peroxisome assembly protein (Peroxin-2) — translated: MPAADFAAAQERIAARRAQRAAHARTQLASPPPSPALARLPFPLNRLSAAGFGAWDAAKGREGTRPAFRVGQLDAELLDDELLALLKGQLGEGLKYFGAHLPDTYAPEVLLALRVVLFKLGLWNNHASYGAHLQGLRYSDARSSAPSRPPPRPWQKAAYGLVTIGGRYAWSKWEAHLLAAEEDSARPHTARLGFLARATEALANAHDVASLASFLVFLANGRYRTLTDRLLRLRLTPTSHSTSRDVSFEYLNRQLVWHAFTEFLLFLLPLVGITRWRRILSRSVRRLRTAFLSLVGRRSPSSASRDHADDTDSPNSGPLAFLPDRTCAICYHGQNPSTSSEADTLTHSASSGGGGGVVGSAATDITNPYAADCGCLYCFACLAQRIAGEEGEGWSCLRCGAVVQACAPWEGDVVPSKTAPRISSPSRDSKHPHLHRESGSGSAIAKSVLFAQDEGEEDEEEEEEEDEDEELDTHTDTDTDTNPPLQHIPPSPLETDALLETTHALDLGDSLAFTETSAWAHASDDDDEDEDEDEDEQSEEYDEDEGEEGEELEADYEGM